One stretch of Zingiber officinale cultivar Zhangliang chromosome 6B, Zo_v1.1, whole genome shotgun sequence DNA includes these proteins:
- the LOC121991231 gene encoding uncharacterized protein LOC121991231 yields MGRTSLVEKDKLFFLLTELGVTYLLLHDLPTIPAPTDKDTDEIKATRKKWEEDEVQCRGYILNALTDRLYDLFCLIKSPQEIWNALENKYTYEKQGIDRFLSMKFFEFRMIDNKSVMDQVDELLVLVSRLKDLKIEVFDPLQVAAVIAKLPTTWNGYIKKLLHTSEDFTINQLIKHIQIKEET; encoded by the coding sequence ATGGGACGAACTTCACTCGTTGAAAAGGACAAATTGTTCTTCCTCCTCACTGAATTGGGCGTCACTTATCTACTACTGCATGATTTACCTACGATTCCTGCACCAACTGATAAGGATACTGATGAGATCAAAGCAACTCGAAAGAAATGGGAAGAGGATGAAGTTCAGTGTAGAGGATACATCCTGAATGCCTTAACTGATAGATTATATGATCTCTTCTGTTTAATCAAATCTCCACAAGAAATCTGGAATGCCTTAGAGAACAAATACACATATGAAAAACAAGGTATTGACAGATTTCTAAGCATGAAATTTTTTGAATTTCGTATGATTGATAATAAGTCTGTCATGGATCAAGTCGATGAACTACTTGTCTTAGTTTCTAGACTCAAGGATCTGAAAATAGAAGTGTTTGATCCATTACAAGTGGCTGCTGTAATTGCAAAATTGCCAACCACTTGGAATGGCTACATAAAGAAATTGTTACACACTTCTGAGGATTTTACCATAAACCAACTCATAAAGCATATTCAAATTAAGGAAGAAACTTGA